One region of Emys orbicularis isolate rEmyOrb1 chromosome 4, rEmyOrb1.hap1, whole genome shotgun sequence genomic DNA includes:
- the CELF1 gene encoding CUGBP Elav-like family member 1, with amino-acid sequence MNGTLDHPDQPDLDAIKMFVGQVPRSWCEKDLRELFEQYGAVYEINVLRDRSQNPPQSKGCCFVTFYTRKAALEAQNALHNMKILPGMHHPIQMKPADSEKNNAVEDRKLFIGMISKKCNENDIRVMFSSFGQIEECRILRGPDGLSRGCAFVTFTTRAMAQTAIKAMHQAQTMEGCSSPIVVKFADTQKDKEQKRIAQQLQQQMQQISAASVWGNLAGLNTLGPQYLALLQQTAAASSGNLNTLSSLHPMGGLNAMQLQNLAALAAAATAAQNTPSGTAALTSSSSPLSVLTSSGSSPSSSSSSSVNPMASLGALQTLAGATAGLNVSSLAGMAALNGGLGSGGLSNGTGSTMEALTQAYSGIQQYAAAALPTLYNQSLLTQQSIGAAGSQKEGPEGANLFIYHLPQEFGDQDLLQMFMPFGNVVSAKVFIDKQTNLSKCFGFVSYDNPVSAQAAIQSMNGFQIGMKRLKVQLKRSKNDSKPY; translated from the exons ATGAATGGCACACTGGATCACCCAGATCAACCTGACCTAGATGCCATCAAGATGTTTGTGGGGCAGGTTCCACGGAGCTGGTGTGAGAAGGATCTGAGAGAACTCTTTGAACAGTATGGTGCTGTCTACGAAATTAACGTCCTGAGGGACAGGAGCCAAAACCCTCCTCAGAGCAAAG GGTGCTGTTTTGTTACATTTTATACCCGTAAAGCTGCACTAGAAGCACAGAATGCGCTCCACAACATGAAGATCCTCCCAGGG ATGCACCATCCCATCCAGATGAAACCAGCTGATAGTGAAAAAAATAATG CAGTGGAAGATAGAAAGCTGTTTATTGGGATGATCTCCAAGAAGTGCAATGAAAATGACATCcgggtgatgttctcctcctttGGGCAGATTGAGGAATGCAGGATATTACGGGGCCCAGATGGCCTGAGCCGAG GTTGTGCATTTGTGACTTTTACAACAAGAGCCATGGCACAAACAGCAATCAAAGCAATGCACCAAGCACAGACCATGGAG GGTTGCTCTTCTCCCATCGTGGTGAAATTTGCAGATACGCAGAAGGACAAAGAGCAGAAACGTATTGCTCAGCAACTCCAGCAGCAGATGCAACAGATAAGCGCTGCCTCTGTATGGGGAAACCTGGCTGGTCTGAACACACTTGGACCCCAATACTTAGCA CTCCTTCAGCAGACAGCAGCTGCCTCATCTGGGAACCTGAACACATTGAGCAGTCTCCACCCAATGGGAG GGTTGAATGCGATGCAGTTACAGAACCTGGCTGCATTAGCAGCTGCAGCCACTGCAGCTCAGAACACACCAAGTGGCACCGCTGCACTCACTTCTTCCAGCAGTCCCCTAAGTGTGCTCACCAGTTCAG GGTCCTCACCTAGCTCGAGTAGCAGCTCCTCTGTTAACCCAATGGCCTCTCTTGGAGCGCTGCAGACGTTAGCAGGTGCTACAGCAGGCCTCAATGTCAGCTCTTTAGCAG ggatggcagccttaaaTGGTGGACTTGGCAGCGGTGGCCTCTCAAATGGCACGGGTAGCACAATGGAGGCCCTCACTCAGGCGTACTCTGGGATTCAGCAATATGCTGCTGCCGCATTGCCCACTCTCTACAACCAGAGTCTGTTAACACAACAGAGTATTGGTGCAGCAGGAAGTCAAAAAGAAG GTCCAGAGGGAGCCAATCTGTTCATCTACCACCTCCCCCAGGAGTTTGGGGACCAGGACCTGCTGCAGATGTTCATGCCATTTGGGAATGTCGTCTCCGCCAAGGTTTTCATTGACAAGCAGACCAATCTAAGCAAGTGTTTTG GTTTTGTAAGTTACGACAATCCTGTCTCTGCACAGGCTGCCATCCAGTCAATGAACGGCTTTCAAATTGGCATGAAGCGTCTGAAAGTGCAGCTCAAGCGCTCTAAGAATGACAGCAAGCCATACTGA